The DNA segment TCATACCTTCAGGGGGATTTATAGTAGCCGAAACATACGGTAAATCATCCGTTAAAGCTTGCCACTCAGCAAGTTCTATCTGGCAGTCTTCGCAAGTCGATAAATGTTTTTCAAAAGCATGCTTTTCGACTTCACTTAATTGTCCATTAAAATAATCAACGAGTTGATCACACATCTGACGGTCCATTTGGTGACATCCCCCTTTCCTTCTCTAAATGTTTACGTAAATGCTGAAGAGCTAATCGAATTCGACTCTTCACCGTACCTAGTGGTATGTCGAGTTTTGTTGAAATGGATTCTTGTGAAAGGCCATGGAAATAAAATAGTTCCACGATTGTTCGTTGTTCAATTTTTAAACGTTCGATGGCTTTACGCAAGACCGTTCCCTTTTCTTTCCATTCAAGCATTTGTTCAGGCATTTCATTAATAGGTGCTTTCATTTGTTCGGCATCTTTATCGAGCAAACCAACTTCTTGTTGTTTACCTTTTTTTCTTAATGCATCAAGTGAAGTATTTCGGGTCATTGTTAAAAGCCAAGAAGAAAACTTTCCTTTATCTTCTGTATAAGGAGCATGTTCTTTCCATAGCTTAATAAAAACTTCTTGAACAGTATCTTCAGCCATTTGCGTATTTTGTGTCATACGATACGCAAAGGAATAAACTAGACGTTCGTAACGATCATATATTTCTTCAAGCGCTGCCTGGTCATTTGATCTCATCCGAAGATAAAGCTGCGCGTCAGTTAATTTACCCATTTCTACCCCCCTATGTACGATTACTCTATTTACATCATACAGAAGCATAAAAATGTTCACAACTTCCTTACATATAGTAAACGAAAGAAGGCAGTAAATAGTTCACTTTTGAAGAAAAAGGAACCTATTTATAAGTGAATCATTTATTTAAAAATAGAATTCCTATTATTTTGAAAAATTGGTGACAAACTATTTCGGTTTGTGTATTATTTTTAAAAACACGTAAGGGGCTTTGAAAAATGAAATTCTTTCAATATGAAAGTGTTCAAGAGTTTGAAGAAAAAGCACAACCGTATTTAACAAAAAATGAAGATTTATATAGCTTGTTTAGTGGTGTACTTCAAGGTATAAAAGTGGGTCATTATGACAATCCATTAATGGTAGCAATTGAAAATGAAGGGCGTGTCGTAGCTCTTTTTCAAATGACACCTCCTCATCCATTAAATATGATTATCATTAATGAAGCGATAATGGACGACATTCTGACGTTTGCATCAAATGAATTTTTTGCGAAAAGGATACCAATTTTGTCAGCAATCGGGTTAAAATCTGTTGTTACTAAATTTGCGTACAAATGGCAAGAGCTTACTCAATTTAAATCAATAGTATTAATGGATCAAGGTATATATCGATTAGACGAAGTCAATACAACGCTTAAAAAGAGTTCAGGATCTTGGCGCTATGCAAGGGAAGACGAAGCGGCTTTAATTGAAGAGTGGTATGTCGCATTTGGAAACGATGCAGGAATAGAAAATCCACCGATGGAAGTCGTCAAAGAACGTGTCATACAGTTTTTGGAGAATCAAGAAGTTTTCTTCTGGGAAGATGATGAGAAAATTGTATCGATGATGAAGAAAGCCCGCCCTACTGAGCACGGTGTTACAGTTTCTTTTGTCTATACCCCACAAGATGAACGGAAAAAAGGATATGCAAGAACTTTGGTAGCTGCCGGGAGTGAAGAACTATTAAAGGTTTATGATTTTTGTGTACTATATACAGATATGATGAACCCAACTTCTAACAAAATTTATCAAGAGATAGGGTATCAAAAAATCGCAGACTCTATTCACATTGAGTTTGTTTCAAAACAAGGGTAAGAATTAATATGCCTAAATTTCTTCTTTCTTACATAGAAGAAATTCCTAGAATATCAGGATTAAGAATATAATCTCGAAAAACTGAATGAAGTAGAATAGAATGTTCCTTCCAATAATTGTTTTAGGAGGAGCATTCATTTTTGAAAAAAATAAGTTATTCATGCATACTTATTATAGTAATTAGGGTAATAGAAAATAGATATACATACTGAAGCTTAAAAAGGAGCTGAAGCTGTGATTCGATTTGATCAAGTCACTAAGCAGTTTGCGGATGGGACAGAAGCATTAAAAAACGTTTCATTAACTATCCCAACAGGCAAGTTAACCGTAATTATTGGTCCAAGTGGATGCGGGAAAACTACATTAATGAAAATGATAAATCACTTGGAAGCACCAACTTCTGGTGAGGTATTGATTGATGAATTATCCATTAAAGATCGAGACGATGTGGAACTCAGACGTTCCATTGGCTATGTAATTCAGCGCATTGGCTTATTTCCTCATATGACGATTGCCAGAAATGCTTCAATCGTACCTAAACTAAAAGGATGGTCAGAAGAAAAAACACAGACTCGAATACGCGAACTTATGAATATTGTCGGACTTGATCCAGATACGTATTTGGAGCGTTTCCCTCTTGAACTAAGTGGAGGCCAGCAACAACGCATTGGAGTTGTACGCGCACTTGCTGGAGATCCTAATATTATGTTAATGGACGAACCATTTAGCGCACTTGATCCGATTAGTCGAGAACAACTGCAAGATGAATTACTAAGCCTCCAAAAACGTATTAATAAAACTATTGTTTTTGTCACGCATGACATGGATGAAGCTTTAAAAATAGCCGACCACATTATTGTGTTACGTGCTGGGGAAGTGGAACAAATAGGTTCTTCAAATGACCTTATCCACGAGCCTAAAAATGACTTTGTACGTAATTTTATTGGACAAGATCGAATCAATCGAAAACGAACTTTTGGAAAGCGTAAAATCAGGGAACTGTCTTCGTATTTTTTGCAATCCAAAATTAGCGAGCAGATTGTCACTGTAAACTCGACAGAAAATGTGGAAGTCGCCATTACATTGCTAGACCAACCACATACAGATGTATTGGCTGTTTACACCAATGACGAATTAGTTGGTTATATCACCCAATCAGCCATTTTGAATGCTGTAGTTGCAAAGGAAGAAGGTGCTCCTTCTCATGACTAAATTTTTAGAGACGCTTCAAAGTCGTTCTGATCTCATTATAGAAGCGTTCCTCCAACACATTTACTTATCTTTTGTTGCTTTAGCGGTTGGAATTGCTATCGCGTTACCACTTGGCATATTGATTGCCCGCTATGGAAAATATGCAGAACCAGTTATAGGAATTACAGCAGTTTTTCAAACAATACCAAGTCTAGCACTGTTCGGATTTTTAGTGCCGCTCATTGGAATTGGTTCTAATACTGCGCTCATTGCACTTATTATTTATGCACTACTTCCTATTTTACGTAATACGTACACGGGACTCACAAGTGTCGATTCTTCCATTATCGAAGCAGGTCGTGGAATGGGGATGACACGTACTCAAATACTAAAACAACTTGAATTTCCACTTGCTCTGCCTTTTATCATGGCAGGCATTCGAACAGCCACTGTGTTAACTGTAGGAATTGCTACACTTGCTACATTTGTGGGTGCCGGAGGTTTAGGGGATGTCATATACCGTGGTTTACAATCGTATAATAATTCGCTTGTCTTAGCAGGTGCACTACCTGTAGCGTTGCTTGCTATTGGCTTTGATTTCATATTGAAAATGGTTGAAAAGAAAGCAACGCCAAAAGGAATGAAAATACATTAGGGGGAATGAAAATGAAAAAAAGATTAATAGGGGTAGCACTTTTTGCATCTATTGCATTAGTTGGTTGCGGATCTTCAAACGATGCTGGGGGGGACACAAGTGAACCAATTATCTTTAGTGGAAAGCTATTTACGGAGCAGTTCATTCTACCTCAACTATTAGGTCAATACGTGGAAGCCAAAACGGATTATGCTGTGGAATACAAAGCAGGTTTAGGTGAAGTAGCAATCTTAACACCAGCACTTGAAAAAGGTGATATCGATGTCTATGTAGAATATACAGGCACTGGCTTGCAATCAGTATTAGAAGAAGATCTTGAACAAGGTGAAAGTTCTGAAAGTATATTAGAGCGCGTTCGTAAAGGATATGAAGAGAAGTATGGTGTAACATGGTTAGAGCCACTTGGTTTTGAAAATACCTACACTTTAGCATATAGTAAGGACCAAAATTATAACGCAAAAACATATTCTGACTTAGTCGAAGCATCAAAATCAGAGGACATCGTATTCGGTGCACCTCACGCATTTTATGAGCGTCCTGGGGATGGTTTCGATGCATTAGTTAAAGTATATCCATTTGAATTCTCTAAAAATGAAAGCTTAGATCCAAATATTATGTACGAAGCAGTCAAGCGTGGGGATGTTGATGTCATTACAGCATTTACAACAGACGGCCGTATTGAACGTTTTGATTTAGAAATTACAACAGATGATAAAGGGTTCTTCCCTAAATACGATGCAGCCCCCCTTGTACGTCAAGAAACACTAGAAACGTACCCGGAACTTGAAGATGTATTAAACGAATTAGCTGGTAAGATTTCAGTGGAAGATATGCAAAAAATGAATGCCCAAGTCGATATTGACGGGGAAAAAGCTGAAGATGTAGCACGTGACTTCTTAATTGAACAAGGTTTAATCGAAGAATAATGAGAAGTTAGGAGGTTGCCGTACTAGTGGTAACCTCTTTTTTTGTTGGGAAAATAAGGGCGAAGCGGAATAAAACGTCCGTGAAGCCGAATAAACGACTTGAATATCCAAATAAACACAACTCATACTTCACGAGTTGTGTTTTTATTACATAGGGTTTGGTAACGACCCTTGTTTTTGTTTCAGAAAAGGCCATAACACATCTGCCCAAATTTTATATCCACTGTCGTTTGGATGGATCCCATCTTTTAGAGTTGAAGCGAGTGTAACATTCTGTGCATTCATATCATAGAGCATAGCGCCATGTGTATCGAAATAAGTCCATCCTTGGTTTTGAATATATATGGCAGTTTCATTGACATAATCCGTGAATTTAAGACCAAACTGATTGAGTGGTGGTCCAAATTTATTTTCTGTACAAGGATTTGGAGATAAGAAAACAATGCGTGTTTCTGGTAAAGCCTGTGAGTACAATTGGTAGAGTGAATCCAATGATTTGAATGTGTCAGTTAATGATACATTTTTGTTATGGTTATTAATGACTGATGTCTCGATTAATAAGATATCGGGTTGCTCTTTTAAAATGGGAGCAGTGACATGATCTTCGAGTAAACGAATCGAAGTGTAGCCTGGGTGACCATGATTGGATATTTTAAATTTCTTTAAAGCTGGGTTCGAATTTCGGAAGTTGACTTCGATGAGACCGCGCCACGTGTTGGATTGATGGGAAGACCCTGTTCCAAAGGCTACACTACTACCTGTTATTGCCATTTTCCCTTCGCCAGAAATCATGGCACGGAAAATTAAGTAGTCGGTTAACGATTGGTTTGGATTAAGTTTTGGATCATACGTTTTAATAAGGGTTTCAGTTGCGCTTACTTGGTCTTGATTTGGTATATCTGTTCTTATATAAAAGAAGAGAAGTGCGCCCGCAGCGATCCAAATTAACCATTTCAAATTGTTCATGCGGTCATCTCCTTTATGCTTATACTATTAATATAATATTCAGATATATATTACTCAATAGGACTATAGGAGTAAGTACTAAGAATCTGTTATATTTTTGAAGGAACTGGATACTTTATCGCATTTTTCTTCATCTTATCCCGTGCAGCCATGATTAAATCTTCTCCAAGGACATCTGATAATTGCAATAAGTAAATAAAAACATCAGCCATTTCATCAATTATTGCTTGTTTATCATGAGTAATTGCTTCTTCACCTGAACGCCATTGAAAACATTCGAGCAGTTCGCTCGCTTCAAGTGATATAGAAATAGCTAAGCTGCGCGCATCATGATTACCACTCCATCCTCGGTCATCTCTAAAATGTTGGAGATCTTGAATGATTTCTTTCATACGTATCTTCCCCTCTTCGTTAAAAATTGATGTATTGTTTTAGTATAATAAAAGAAGGGAGATTACACATGAATTTCCAACCAATTTCACCTGATTTTTTTCAACAACCAACTATTGAACTTGCTCGAAACTTAGTGGGGCAATATCTTGTTCATCAACATGCGGAAGGTTTAATGGTTGTAAAGATAATTGAAACAGAAGCATATATGGGACCTGAAGATCGAGCTGCGCATAGTTATGGGAATAGACGAACAAAACGAACTGAAATAATGTTTGGTGAGGCAGGCCTCGTTTATACATATCAAATGCACACACATACACTAATGAACGTTGTCAGTGGACCTCCTGATAAACCACAAGCGGTGTTGCTGAGGGCTGGTGAACCCATAATTGGTCAAGAGTTAATGGGGAAATTTAGGGGAACAACGCCAATGAAAAACTGGACGAATGGTCCGGGTAAATTAGCGAAAGCGCTAGATGTGCGTATGAGTTACTATGGTCATCATTGGTCAAAAGAACCGCTTTTTATTGCCCCGGGACAGAGGGATATTGAAATTGAAATAGGTCCACGTGTAGGTATTCAAAATACAGGAGAAGCGGTTCATTACCCATATCGCTTTTCAGAAAAAGGACATCCAATGGTATCTAAATATCGGTAAAATATGTAGGTGTATATCATTATTGAATACTAAAACGTTTAGTAATAATCCGGCAATTACGAAATATGTATAAGAATGTCTATCATAAGTTCATATTTTTGCTCAAATAAGATAATGTAATAGAAACAACATGTTCATGAGGTGAAAATTATGAAAGACAGTAAGGATTCACACAGGGTCAAAATAAATGAGGTGTTTACATATTTACATGAACATCCAGAAGCAAGTTGGAGAGAGATTGGAACAACTGCTTACTTAAAAAAAATAATCGAACAAGAAGGGTTTTCTGTTCAAACTTTTGATGGCTGTACGGGTTTAGTAGTTGAGATTGGAGAAGGACCAACTTGTATTGGCATTCGTGCAGATATGGATGCACTTTGGCAAGAAGTAGATGGAGTATTTAGAGCAAATCATTCATGTGGTCATGATGCTCATATGACTATAGGTTTTGGAACATTACTTGCAATGAAACAAAAAGGTTTCCCTGAGAATATTCGTTTCAAATGGATTTTTCAACCTGCAGAAGAAAAAGGACAAGGAGCGTTAAAGTTACTAAGTCTAGGTGTTTTAGATAATGTGGATTACTTATTTGGTGTTCATCTTCGACCCATTCAAGAAATTCCAGATGGTACAGCATCCGCTGCGATATGCCATGGAGCAGCAGGTCTAATAAAAGGCACGATTGAAGGAGAAGATGCCCATGCTGCTAGACCTCATCTTGGTCAAAATTCAATTGAAGTAGGGGCGGCGATTGTTCGTGGAGTGGAATCTCTACGCATGGATCCACTCATCCCTTATTCAGTGAAGATGACTAGATTGATTGCTGGAAGTGAGACAGGTAATATCATTCCAGGCAAAGCTTCATTTACACTTGACGCACGTGCTCAAACGAATGAGGCAATGGAGATTTTACGAACAAAAGTGTCTGAAGTCATTCGCAGTGTGGAGTCAATTTATCATGTGAAGATTAAATTTACTATTCAAAAAGGGTTAATCGCGGCAATTGTTAATGAAGAGGCTTATGACCTTATGGAGCAAGCAATTATCTCTGTATTGGGTAGTGAAAACTTGAAGCCGCGAATCACGACGCCAGGTGGAGAAGACTTTCATTTTTATGGCTTGCATAAACCAAATTTAAAATCGACGATGCTTGGGCTCGGATGCGGCTTATCTCCTGGATTACATCATCCTAATATGACATTTAATCATGAAAGTATCCATATAGGAATTAAAATTCTAACTCAGACAATCTTGAATACCATAGAAGTGGTATCTAAAAACAATTAGACTAAATGGCATAAAAAAACGTCGGAACTTCTCGACGTTTTTTTTGTTATATATTTTTCCCCATATAAAACTCATTTACATATTCTCCGTCAATTAACAGAGAGTTAGGACGGGTACCTTCAATGGTATATCCCATTTTTTTATAAAGGGTAATGGCTCTTTCGTTTTTCTCGATAACTGTTAGTTCTAAGCGGGTAATACCAACTTCTTGTGCCCAAACGTCTGCTTTATTCATTAAAGTTGTCCCAACGCCATGCCCATAAAAAGCTCTTCGTACACCAATTACAAGTGAAGCACGATGATTAGTGCGAGAAGATGGACCGGAAATTAATGCCACAAAACCAGCGAATTCCCCGTTAAGGATGCCAACAAACATTCCTGAATTCTTTGATTTCTTCCATTCCCCAATACGCTTGCGAATTAATTGTACGCTCATTTTCCGTTCATCTTTGCCAAAAATCATAAAATCGGATTCTGCATCAATATCTTGATGCAGGTTAATAATGGCACGAGCGTCATCTAAATCAACAGGGCGAATAATTAATATGTTTTTTGGTTTAGCAGAAGATAGACCCATATCAATTGCTTCGCTCTCTTTAATAAAAGTAACGGAGCGACCTAATTCAATATCCTTTACTGTGTAATCAGAATTAACCCAAGCTAAAAAGTGAGTGGCAGGTGGTTTGGTCTTCTTCCACCAACTGTTATTTAAGTAAGCTGCATTTGGTAATTGTTGACCAACAATATTTTCGATAACTGTATAGGTAAGAGTGACTTCGTTTTGTGATGCTTCTGAAAAGAAAGAAGCAAGCGGTATATACTTTTTCTCCATTTTCTTTACCATAAATAACCTCTTTTCTATATCAAAAGATATGTAATGCAATTAGTATAATATTATCACTTTCATCTATAATGCGCACTACTTTAAACTCATTTTATCACTAAAAAAGAAATTAATGGGTAATATTTGGTATAATATTTTAATAGTTATGAAATCTAACATCCTTTAATTGGGGGAACATAGAGACTAAAGATACAAGGGTAGGTGGATTCATGTGATACGGAAATTACAAGAAACTGATCGTCAACAAACCATGTATTTCGTATCTCAAAAACCTGCGGAAAATGTCTTTATTATTGGAGATATTGAAGGCTATGGATTTCATTCAACAATCCAAACTTTGTGGGGAGATTTCAATGACCGAGGTGATTTAAGGGCCGTTTTGTTAAAATATGATGAGAACTTCATCATCTATGCCCCAGAGGATTTTGATGCAAAAGGATTAGCAAATATTATCAATACAGATTCATCATTCAGTTATCTGTCTGGAATTGAAGAAATGGTTAATAAATTAACTCCTTACATAACAGCACAACCGAAAAAACCACGCATACTTTATTACGCTAAATGTGAAACCGCAGAATTTCTCCCAACTATTCCAAAAGGAATCATTATAGAAAAGGGTCGTGCTAAAGATGCGGAAGCAATTATCGAACAGATGAAAGCTATCCCTGAATTTGCTGAAGGTAATTATAGTGTCGAACATAAGCAAGTGTCATTAGAAAAAGCGCTTGCACGAGTGTACTTTATCAAAGAACAAGGCACCATCATTAGTTCTGCGTCGAGCACAGCTGAAAATAGTCAATCTGCGATGATTGTCGGTGTAGGAACTTTGCCTGAGCATCAGAAAAGAGGACTTGCAACTTACTGTATGTCGAAGCTTTGTCGTGAGTTATTAGCTGAGAATAAAATGTTGTGTCTGTTTTATGACAACCCCTCTGCAGGTGCTATCTATAAGAGAATTGGCTTCGTCGACATCGGGAAATGGAGCATGTGGACATATTAATCTAGCCAAATCTGTTGATACCACAACATGTAAGGTGGTTTAATAGAGAAAAGAGAATGCTAGAGGAGTTTGAGCAAATTGCTTCACTATAAAACCTATATTGCTTCACCATCTGCCCCTTGGGTATCATTTGTTCATGGAGCGGGTGGTAGTTCTTCTATTTGGTACAAGCAAATACGAGAGTTTAGAAAATCACATAATGTCTTACTAATCGACCTACGAGGACACGGTAAATCATCCCGTGGACTTTGGAAAAAAGGCGATTCCTTTGTCCATATTGCAGATGAAGTGAAAACTGTTTTAAATGAATTAAATATAAAACGCACACATGTCATTGGAATGTCGCTTGGAACAATCGTTGCCCAGACGATGGCAGAACGTTTTCCTGAACGAGTTTCTTCCCTTATTTTAGGTGGGGCTATCATTCGTCTAGATATTCGCACAAAATTGTTGCTATGGACAGGACGCGTTACAAAGCGGTTCATTCCGTATATGCTGTTATATAAATTATTTGCTTGGATTATTATGCCGAAAAAACGTCATGAAGAATCACGTTCATTTTTTGTCAACCAAGCGAAAAAGATGTGTCAAAAAGAGTTTATTAAATGGTTTTCTTTAACTAAGTTAATTAATCCTTACTTAACTAGACTGCAAATTAAAACAAATGCCATTCCAACCCTATTCTTGATGGGAGTGGAGGATTACTTGTTTATGCCACCTGTAGAAGAAGTGGTGAAGCGTAACTCGGAATTTAACCTTATTAAAATTAAAGACTCAGGTCATGTGTGTAACATTGATCAACCTGATAAATTTAATGAGCTGTCAATCGACTTTATTGCAACTATTCAAACTGAAAAAGCTATCACCGCAATTGGGTGATAGCTTTTCTTGCGATTTAATCAGTGTCTATTTTCTCATTTACCAAACAAAAAATACTATATGCATGTAGGTTTCAGGCTAGAGAAGGGCGTCCATACGCCATAGGATTACCTAAACGAAAGACGCCGATTGAAGAGACAGAGTCACTTCAATCGGCGTCTTTTATCCTGAGGTTATGGTGCCAGGTTTTCAATCCAAATCGATCCAGAAACTTAGATCCTGTATTAAGCGTGAACTAATTCAAGCGCTACAGCTGGTCCGAAGAACTCGTAGTGTACATGGCCTTCTTCAAAACCTAAATCGTAAAGACTTTGAATGATTGCTTTCATAAATGGTACAGGTCCACATACATAAATATCACTATTTGAGAGAACTTTGTCTGCTAAAATTTCTTTTGTAAGCATTTGATTTTCATCTGAATATAACGTTAAGTAAGTTAAATCTTCCATTGTCGACATTAAATCGCGAACATCGTTATCAAATGGGTGCAAAGCTTTATTTCTTGAACCGTGTAAGAAAGTTACAGGACGAGTAGGAGATGTTTTAGCAATCGTATCTAACATACTCATCATTGGTGTAATTCCTACACCACCACTGATTAATGCCACTGGACGTGTGCTTTCTAAATCTATATAGAAGTCACCAGCAGGTGAACTTACTTCAATTATGTCTCCAATTTGACCGTCTTGGTGTAAGTATACAGATGCTCTTCCGTTAGGACTCATTTCAGTTTCTTTCTTCACTGATATACGGTACGTTTCTTGATTAGGCGCTTGTGACAAACTATATTGACGGTTTAACAAGTACGTTTCACCTGGAATGGTTAAGCGGACCGTAATGTATTGACCTGGAATAAATGTTGGAACTGCTGATTTATCTTCAGGTTGTAAATAGAATGAAGTAATAATGTCACTTTCAATAACTTTGTCAACAATTTTAAAGTTTTTAAATTCGCTAAAGCCATTCTCTTGCTCAGCAGCTTCTTTGTACATTTCAATTTCCATTTGAATAAAGACATCTGCAATAATTCCGTATGCATCCGCCCAAGCCTGAATGATTTCTTCCGTTGCTGCGTCTCCTAATACTTCTTTAATTGCCAGAAGTAAATATTTACCTACAATTGGATAGTGTTCAGCTTTTATACCTAAAGAACGGTGCTTTTGTGCAATTTGTTTTACTGCAGGAATTAATACACCTAAATTATCAATGTGTAAGGCTGCTGCGTAAACCGTATTGGCAAGAGCGGTTTGTTGACGTCCTTGTTTCTGATTTGCGTGATTAAAAAAATTAAGTAATTCTGGATGAGCGATAAATAAATTTTTGTAAAAAACGGTTGTAATATCTACCCCTCTATCGGCTAAAATTGGAGCTGTTGATTTAACAATGTCGATTGCTTTTTGAGATAACATGTTTGTTTCCTCCTATATCTTTTATTAACATAACCATACGCTTGAATTCATTTCAAAGCAATATATAAAATACTTCTTTAATAATTCGAACACATTTCTTTCACGGAATAGACATAATCGCTATAATGATGAAGAAGAAAGTACGGTGAAGTCATGCGATTAACAATGTACACAGATTTTTCACTTCGCGTCTTAATGTACGTGGGGGCAAAAGACAAATCAGAATTATCGACTATACAAGAAATTTCAACGGCGTACGACATATCGAAAAATCATTTAATGAAAGTCACATATGAATTAGGCAAACATGGTTATATCGAAACAGTACGTGGTAGAGGAGGCGGAATTCGTCTTGCTTTATTACCTGAAAATATCATTATTGGGGAAGTCGTGCGTAAAACAGAAGATGATTTTAATCTAGTTGAATGTTTTAACTGCACAACAAACCAATGTGTAATTACACCTGTTTGTAAATTAAAAAACGTATTACATGAAGCACTCGTTGCTTATTTTGCTGTTCTTGATCAGTACACATTGTATGATTTATTAGGTAACAAGGATCAACTGGGAGCCATTTTGTTTAAGAAATAGATATGATAAAATAGGCAGTATGAATTTTAATATTGGGGGATACACATGGGAAAAGTATATGTACTAGGACACAGAAATCCAGATACAGATTCGATTACATCTGCAATTGTTTATGCGCACTTAAAACGTGAGTTAGGTATGGACGCAGAAGCAGTAAGTTTAGGAATAGTACAAAATGAAACAGCGTTTGCTTTAGAAAAATTCGGTTTCGATGCACCACGATTAATTGAAACTGCATCACCTGATGTAAAAAACGTCATTTTAGTTGATCACAATGAAAAACAACAAAGTGTGAAAGATATTGACAAAGTGCAGGTGATTGAAGTCATTGATCATCACCGTATTGCGAACTTTGAAACAGGTGACCCACTTTACTTCCGTGCGGAACCAGTTGGATGCACAGCAACCATTTTAAACAAGCTATTTAAAGAAAATGGTGTGGACATCCCATCAAACATTGCAGGATTAATGTTGTCTGCCATCATTTCAGATACATTGTTATTTAAGTCACCTACTTGTACTGCACAAGATATTTCTGCAGCAAAAGAACTTGAAGTCATCGCAGGAGTGGACGCACAAGAGTACGGTTTAGCCATGTTAAAAGCGGGTGCGGACTTAAGTGATAAAACACTTGAAGATTTGTTATCACTTGATGCAAAAGAATTTGGTATGGGTGGATTTAAAGTTGAAATTGCGCAAATAAACGCAGTTGAAGTTTCGGACATAATGGATCGTCAAACCGAATTAGAAGAGTTGATTTACCGAAACATTGCTGAAAAAGGTCTCGATTTGTTCTTCTTCGTTGTTACGGACATATTAAATAATGACTCTGTTGCATTAGCTTTAGGCAATCAAGCGAAAAAAGCAGAACAAGCGTTTGGTGTTCCCTTTGTAAACA comes from the Paenisporosarcina antarctica genome and includes:
- a CDS encoding ABC transporter permease; its protein translation is MTKFLETLQSRSDLIIEAFLQHIYLSFVALAVGIAIALPLGILIARYGKYAEPVIGITAVFQTIPSLALFGFLVPLIGIGSNTALIALIIYALLPILRNTYTGLTSVDSSIIEAGRGMGMTRTQILKQLEFPLALPFIMAGIRTATVLTVGIATLATFVGAGGLGDVIYRGLQSYNNSLVLAGALPVALLAIGFDFILKMVEKKATPKGMKIH
- a CDS encoding nucleotide pyrophosphohydrolase; the encoded protein is MKEIIQDLQHFRDDRGWSGNHDARSLAISISLEASELLECFQWRSGEEAITHDKQAIIDEMADVFIYLLQLSDVLGEDLIMAARDKMKKNAIKYPVPSKI
- a CDS encoding ABC transporter ATP-binding protein, encoding MIRFDQVTKQFADGTEALKNVSLTIPTGKLTVIIGPSGCGKTTLMKMINHLEAPTSGEVLIDELSIKDRDDVELRRSIGYVIQRIGLFPHMTIARNASIVPKLKGWSEEKTQTRIRELMNIVGLDPDTYLERFPLELSGGQQQRIGVVRALAGDPNIMLMDEPFSALDPISREQLQDELLSLQKRINKTIVFVTHDMDEALKIADHIIVLRAGEVEQIGSSNDLIHEPKNDFVRNFIGQDRINRKRTFGKRKIRELSSYFLQSKISEQIVTVNSTENVEVAITLLDQPHTDVLAVYTNDELVGYITQSAILNAVVAKEEGAPSHD
- a CDS encoding RNA polymerase sigma factor — protein: MGKLTDAQLYLRMRSNDQAALEEIYDRYERLVYSFAYRMTQNTQMAEDTVQEVFIKLWKEHAPYTEDKGKFSSWLLTMTRNTSLDALRKKGKQQEVGLLDKDAEQMKAPINEMPEQMLEWKEKGTVLRKAIERLKIEQRTIVELFYFHGLSQESISTKLDIPLGTVKSRIRLALQHLRKHLEKERGMSPNGPSDV
- a CDS encoding GNAT family N-acetyltransferase produces the protein MKFFQYESVQEFEEKAQPYLTKNEDLYSLFSGVLQGIKVGHYDNPLMVAIENEGRVVALFQMTPPHPLNMIIINEAIMDDILTFASNEFFAKRIPILSAIGLKSVVTKFAYKWQELTQFKSIVLMDQGIYRLDEVNTTLKKSSGSWRYAREDEAALIEEWYVAFGNDAGIENPPMEVVKERVIQFLENQEVFFWEDDEKIVSMMKKARPTEHGVTVSFVYTPQDERKKGYARTLVAAGSEELLKVYDFCVLYTDMMNPTSNKIYQEIGYQKIADSIHIEFVSKQG
- a CDS encoding DNA-3-methyladenine glycosylase, whose protein sequence is MNFQPISPDFFQQPTIELARNLVGQYLVHQHAEGLMVVKIIETEAYMGPEDRAAHSYGNRRTKRTEIMFGEAGLVYTYQMHTHTLMNVVSGPPDKPQAVLLRAGEPIIGQELMGKFRGTTPMKNWTNGPGKLAKALDVRMSYYGHHWSKEPLFIAPGQRDIEIEIGPRVGIQNTGEAVHYPYRFSEKGHPMVSKYR
- a CDS encoding ABC transporter substrate-binding protein — encoded protein: MKKRLIGVALFASIALVGCGSSNDAGGDTSEPIIFSGKLFTEQFILPQLLGQYVEAKTDYAVEYKAGLGEVAILTPALEKGDIDVYVEYTGTGLQSVLEEDLEQGESSESILERVRKGYEEKYGVTWLEPLGFENTYTLAYSKDQNYNAKTYSDLVEASKSEDIVFGAPHAFYERPGDGFDALVKVYPFEFSKNESLDPNIMYEAVKRGDVDVITAFTTDGRIERFDLEITTDDKGFFPKYDAAPLVRQETLETYPELEDVLNELAGKISVEDMQKMNAQVDIDGEKAEDVARDFLIEQGLIEE
- a CDS encoding SGNH/GDSL hydrolase family protein, giving the protein MNNLKWLIWIAAGALLFFYIRTDIPNQDQVSATETLIKTYDPKLNPNQSLTDYLIFRAMISGEGKMAITGSSVAFGTGSSHQSNTWRGLIEVNFRNSNPALKKFKISNHGHPGYTSIRLLEDHVTAPILKEQPDILLIETSVINNHNKNVSLTDTFKSLDSLYQLYSQALPETRIVFLSPNPCTENKFGPPLNQFGLKFTDYVNETAIYIQNQGWTYFDTHGAMLYDMNAQNVTLASTLKDGIHPNDSGYKIWADVLWPFLKQKQGSLPNPM